TGCATCTTTCAACTTTCACccggagacaaaaaaaaaataactgttcatgtgcttgtttttgttgttttattgggaaAAACAACTTGAATGTGGTAGAGGGATTATAGGATATCCAACTTGACTTGAAGAATAACAATGAGAAAAACTTCCTTCACTCTGTACACTAAACAAAACAACACATTCTAGACTGTGTTCTCTACAGTCTCACTAAAAATGACCATAAGAATCCCCCTTATAGGAGTTCTGTGTCCCGTTAGTGGAATTTAGCAAAGTCTCAACGTGCAGGAGTTCTATGTCTGCTCTTTTGAAATTACCAGCCCACCTTGCTGTTTGGTGAAATGTCCCAGGACAGGGCATTGGGTTTATCTTGTTGAGACAGTCCCAGAAAGCTCATTACATATTGCATGGGGCAGCTTCTTCCCTTTTAGGCCCTGGGGTTGTAGAGGTACTTGCCCTGCCCCTGGAAATCCTGCTGCTCTTGAAAATACTGCTATACAGGCTTCCTGCTGCCCAGGTCCTCTCATGCAAGCCATGGTGTCTCCTAGAAGAGACTGTAGAGTAGTAGAGATCACTCTatacttcttccttccttccttcctcagctcccagcttaggggAAGAGCTCCTTCAGCCCTGGGATCCTCTTCCAGGCCACATGACACAGCTTTaacactccatcttccacctaaCTCCCATGCTAGCCAGGCTCCACAATATTTATTGACTGACCCACACACCCTGCTAGGCCTCCTGCCTGGGGATTGGCCAGATTTCCATAAATATGCAGATCAGCACCTCCTGGCCTCCACCCACTATCTTTTGGAAGCTTCTCAAAGCTCCTAGAACCACAggtagtgtcaggtcacctgtggccaggtgacaagtgcaccccattgtggtcagggatgcaccacagggtagtaaaccctatagccgactgctgctatcagagaggaagcgtgaatccaagatcgcccagggcacggagtctaagacccagctttgtgttcaccagagcctctagtggggaTTATGGCCTTCGccacagctggatccaggtcgcgacccctgggaacccctaggtcacgctccgcagagagagaggggaagcagcaagcaggtcaacggtagtgatgggtaagccgaggtcagggcaacaggcagactagggtaaccgaggtacaggcaaaaggtcaagggcacaggcaaagaggagaagtcagggacgagcaaaacacggtacacaggaagataatcgtagcacactgcagaccggaacttaagcaaacaacactgttgaacagcactgcagacctgtagtgcaacagttaatatagacttcctgggatggcctgggtggggccatacaggaagtagaggagataagaaggtaaccagaacagagtcaggcctcttaatggacagatggaaacaggtaagctgccagactattgcatatctatGACAGGTAGGAGTACCAGAGGCCTGACCTGTAGAGCCCTCCAGCCTGATTTACAGTAACCGCAACCAATTACCAGACTTACACAGTTACTTTGAGTCAGTTTTATATTTTACTACACTAGACTGCATACTAGAGAGTGCTACAGACACAACGAATGTTTTATGAAAAGTTCAGAAGGGAAACATTGATGTCAAAGAAGATTATAAAGAGGAGCTTGTAGAACATGgacttcttgattttttttttttgtgatgtcacaatTAAAGCTTACATTTTACAAATGatttgttttaaataattttcttggtttagggtgaagatctgatagatataaaagttgaggtgaaagaagaagagagggatgatcagcagtctatggaggaggatggaataacggggacatttatagaggaggacacttctacagagatcagcacaggtgggtcattaacactaaatacattcctccacccatactgcacactgattggtccagaatAGGGcaaggactgggtgatatcagcctgttaCACCCTGGTCACTTTTCTGAGCTAGAAGGAATGCACTTGGATGAGATATAGATTTATTGTGCATTGAATTTTGCCCCTTTTCTGTATATCTTTATGAATCAACTTAATAATCTGATAATCTTTtggtacatttttgtaaatatccaGTCTTGCTCTGCACTGTTTTCAGCCTAAATTGCACCTTGGTAGTAAAAGGCAATACAATTTCCAatgtgggaggagagaggagcgCATATAAAGAACTtcccctccttaaccacttaaggaccgccccacaTACATTCACTGCGGCAGGGTGGTTCTTGAGCGCAAAATcaagtacctgtacgtgattccaTCTTCGGGGTCGGGGGGCGCGCACAAAGGGCTGTTTATTCACAGCGCATGCGTCAATGACATCATCGGCGCACTAAAGGGTAAATATCTCCTataacggcgcacgtttaggagatatttacagtacctataggttagACTTATTAGACAGAATAATTAGTCTGTGCTTGTTCATACTCTATTGTATATTACGTAGTCCTTCCCCCCCGCACTACATACTCTGTTGTATGTTACATACTCCTAACCCCAATACTATGTActgtatgttgtacattacatacttctgacccTTACTCTATGTTGTAtgttacatcattctgatactatatagtcctaacTTTTGTATGTTATAcaatatattgtacattacatagtcctgacttctgcttTCTCCCctctgctatatatacacataatatgtgttctcttttgttacacccatttctTACCAGCTGGaccttttatatctgatgatttgattggagcacagacttttacatgttgataataatgtgataacatccttaACGTTTgtaaccttaaacagaaagtgataatgagggaggagtcaataacccaatgatggaggtcttcatggtcagtccagtcttcatcttggttgttctccccctaTCCttactctctgacctctggtggggctcagccccgctgttattcatgactaaatcatggactaaataaggaagtgcaggacttcttatgtTGGGAAGAtgacaatgagtgatagagggggtggggacactcgtcctataatcccctcatcactcctGTAAATTACAGttcttgtttcctcactctctgactaaggtccatgaataaagaaatgatctggtaggagatcagaggacccatttactagttaccttgaggtggaattgtaagatcctcagagacaaagctgcctgatgtgggtggagtcctggtttaggggaaccaatctgctcatgtctagtaataatctttttatttctattttagtagatggacgggagatgaggaaaacctcagaggattgtctcactttgtctccagactgtaaagtagaagatgaggacatcacacagtatagtccaggagaaaacccgactacctcaaatgtccatccggcaccacacagtgtagatggtccatcgtattcctcttatcctgaggaacctcagactgtgcgggacggtgccggaccatcgtattcctcttatcctgaggaacttcagactgtgcgggacggtgccggaccatcgtattcctcttatcctgaggaacctcagactgtgagggacggggCCGATAaaaggttttcctgtactgagtgtgggaagtgtttcagTTTTAAATCCGCTCTTAGTGTGCATAAAAGAACCCACACGGGggcaaagccgtattcctgtcctgagtgtgagaaatgtttttcagataagtccagttttTATAACCATCagagattacacacaggtgagaagccgtattcctgttctgagtgtggaaaatgttttgtacaaaaatcaCAACTcgtcacacatcagagatctcacacaggggagaagccattttTCTGTCCtatgtgcgggaaatgtttttcagacaaatCACATCTTAACAGACATGAGAGAGTACACATGGGGGAAAAGcctttttcctgtactgagtgtgggaaatgttttgcataCAAGTCACATCTTAAAAGACATGAGAGATTGCACATGGGAGAAAAGCCTTatacctgtcctgagtgtgggaaatgtttctcagAAAAGTCACATctatacagacatcagagattacaAACAGGTGAGAAAccgttttcctgttctgagtgtgggaaaggtTTTCTACAAAAATCGGAGCTTGTGAAACATCAaaggtctcacacgggggaaaagccgtattcctgtcctgagtgcgggaaatgtttttcagaaaagtcacatttatacagacatcagagatctcacacgggtgagaaaccgtattcctgttctgagtgcgggaaatgttttttacaaaaaTCAGAGCTAGTcccacatcagagatctcacacaggtgagaagccgtattcctgtactgagtgcgggaaatgtttttcacataagtccaatctttccagacatcagagattgcacaatgGGTAGAACCTACTTTCAtgccctgagtgagggaaatgctcctcactgaagtcctgtcttcctgtacatcagggatcccacacaaccctcaagGTGTATTAGtgtcttgagtgcgggaaatgtcttgtatatgaatgttgctggacatcacagctctcatgtggggaagaagcacaccctgatatacacctcagatatactccatggctgatcttcatcatgtaacaaacacttcataaggagatcagagatcaccaaagacatggatgaagtgttgtactgtgttggccattgatagcagtagaaaaataaaaatttagtcTTTACCTTTCGTTGGCTGAGCACATTTTGTGTTCactttcacaaaataaaaaagtgaatgtgACAAGTATTCTTCCAGTCATGATGAATAGAAGCTGTGTTTAATTCCTTAAAGCCGGGGTTCCACgggaaaacgtattttttttttttttaaagattattcTCCTGCTGTTTAGATAGCAAATCGTTTACTCACCAGTCCCGTTCTTGCAGCCGCCAGGATGTTCATTTCCCAGAaaaagatattttataaaaatgtaagatggacattgccatcttaattgtgggcactctgaagccctcctgtattTAATTCCGGGATGCAGTGAGTTAAAATGGCCGAATTGtatccgccctcgtcacatgaccAGCTGCAGAGTCATGTGACGTGTCAAATCTCGCGAGAATTCGTCTCTTGCTGGTGAAAACAATATTCTCCTCGTCAGCGTGACGAGACACTCGTCATCAATCCCATCATTCAATGCGGAGATCgcgacacgcccagtcccgcacagtTGAAACTAGGAAGTGCCTGGATAAGGACACAAATAAGGCATGTAATccttttaaaaaattttaaactGCGAACTTGGAATATACATCCAGAGGACTattgtttaaagcggtggttcccccttaaaaacaacttttttttattccactggccccccacattccatcacgattaaggctattattttttttttcctgctgtacataccttattacagcatcttcacccgtgcatccgggttgcgagtcccgcgggagtgggcgttcctcacatgtgtttgattgacgttttgccccaaaacgagctcccccctgtcgcgtaagccgcgtcacagttggcgaaaggagccgaacggcgagtcggcgctatactgcgcatgcgcatcgccgttcggctcctttcgccaatcgtgacgcggcttacgcgacaggggggagctcgtttttgggcaaaatgtcaatcaaacacatgtgaggaacgcccactcccacgggactcgcaacccggatgcacgggtgaagatgctgtaataaggtatgtacagcaggtcCCCGTTTGCACCCTTTTGGGAGAGATCATATATAACTTTGTTCTCCATACTCATCATAAGTATATGGACCCAGCTCGTAGCCTGCTTAGGGATCCACCTAATGCCTTGAGGTCGTACGGAGGAGGATCCTATCACACTATTTACTCCTATGGACAGGTAAGGCTATAGGTTGGGATCTGTGGAGCTCACCCCTCAACTACGATTCACTCGAACTGGGTGGATATCGTGGGACCAAAGTCAGGACAAGGGATGGACAGGAGAAGCGGTTGCCTTGGGCGCAACGGTTTATTGTAGGGATTGGGGCGCCTTACTTCTTTCACAAGGCTGTTTTTTTAACGAGGGAGTGACTGATGGGTGTAGGATTCCCTAAGCTTGCACATCATGAATGGGAGAGGAGGGCGCAGTTTGGCTTCTTTGTCCTGGGGGcgggatgaccttgtcccagcactgcatgGGATTCAACATAAAAATCAATAGGAATCGTGGAAAAATCgcaaatatataaaaagtccAAATGTGACAATCCCaacacctatcggtcagcggtccatcggttccatTTTAAAGCCAGTtctctcatttttgtccgaaggacaaaagacagatgggccgtacacacggtcggtttggaccgatgaaactgaattttggtccgttttcatcggtttggaccgatggtgtgtacgcggcctaagaacaAGAGTGAGTGAACATTTCCATGGGGCTTCTTACAGTAGTGACAAAATCTAtctaatgtattaaaacatttaaaaaatgtacatggTGGAAATAAGACATCTTTTTCCTTTATAGGTTTGGaaagagttaaagggtcactaaaggaaacatttgtttttgctgaaatggctgtttacagggtatagagacataaaagttaactgattccttttaaaaatgattaaaaatttaatttaatctatcatataatgtgcctctagtttcactttcggttttaaaggtacatacatgaagttccggatgagaggtgagtcgggaagacacacagaacaaaaacaaacaaatccagggcagtgttttgtttttaaaatgaatctgattggttctgaggagttttagacacacagtaatgacagcttagaccaccgtgaaaatctcccagtactgtggttataaggaaacaggcaaccaggaagtgtggagatcacagcagaattacagcaacttcaaagcaaaaacgaacaatgaggacatgaaaccagtactgcagtaaggtaaaggaagctatttagctgaaaaaaaaattcctttagtgaccctttaacttgtcCTCTCATGGAGGAGATATTCATCGCAAACTCCTTCTAGGAGAGGTTTGGTGGATATTCAATCCCCAAACTAGAGTACCTCTGGGAATGACCCACCGCTATAATGTGGATGTTTTTCTCAAATAGTCCTATTTTGTTTCTatccgtgtgtacatttttatcttttatcaTGTATACTTTCATGTTTTTTCCAACAGTGTGTATTAGGAGGGGACTTTATGTTTTTCTATATGTGTTGTTTTATACAGAGAGAATATTCCTTGTTCTTGTCAGCATTACACCTGTTGTCATTTTGTGAAGAATCATTTGATTGTCTAATTGACCATGTGATTATTGATGGAGAGGTGGAGTCTCATCGttgtgcgtgtatatatatatatatatatatatatacacacacacacatacacatatacatacagttgaacctcggattacgagcataatccgttccaggagaatgctcgtaatccagagtactcgcatatcaaagcaagttttcccattgaagtcaatagaaacgaaaataattcgttccgcattgacttcaatgggatgcaataccgaatgtggccagaggtggggggtgccagagagctcCAAAAATGGCCGAGGACCCTTCGGCTCGTttcctgcacccccgtacctcaggccaaatgaggtactgcaggcctattttcgtctCTGATGATATCCACATAGGATAAAACATGTTAGGCTGGCCGATACAAGTACGCTATGAGCCGcagagtttttatatattttgatgcCTG
The sequence above is drawn from the Rana temporaria chromosome 4, aRanTem1.1, whole genome shotgun sequence genome and encodes:
- the LOC120935494 gene encoding gastrula zinc finger protein XlCGF17.1-like, which codes for MQISTSWPPPTIFWKLLKAPRTTAEEPQTVRDGADKRFSCTECGKCFSFKSALSVHKRTHTGAKPYSCPECEKCFSDKSSFYNHQRLHTGEKPYSCSECGKCFVQKSQLVTHQRSHTGEKPFFCPMCGKCFSDKSHLNRHERVHMGEKPFSCTECGKCFAYKSHLKRHERLHMGEKPYTCPECGKCFSEKSHLYRHQRLQTGEKPFSCSECGKGFLQKSELVKHQRSHTGEKPYSCPECGKCFSEKSHLYRHQRSHTGEKPYSCSECGKCFLQKSELVPHQRSHTGEKPYSCTECGKCFSHKSNLSRHQRLHNG